The Nitrospirales bacterium genome includes a window with the following:
- a CDS encoding sigma 54-interacting transcriptional regulator: MMNKNSLSSNVRSDLVSQVLLEITEAISKNRDLSALLRDFGGLLPRLLPVDFLALALYDPDRQIVCDYLIQANVPADIEGGKEWGVDDHPSGTAVQTQRPLLVEDLMSDHRYEAAFSCMREDGVRSLCAIPLTTAVRTLGAMVFASCAPATYQASDVQFLEHMAKPIAVAVDNVLHVQALSRERDHSRLLLEVNNAVVSARNLEELFAAMSASLRKVIPHVVASLYLYDPKTETFLRPVLDFPDSRGHIRSGATIGIDEALPGRAFRSRQPYAWDEEEMRTYSSEAVRQLLDEGMKSGASAPLVVRGQVLGTLNVASSEDHAFGREELELLGQVATQVAIGLDNAMAYQKITELKERLEQENVYLKDEIRTEHHFEEIIGDSHALKRVLQQVEIVAPTDSTVLIQGETGTGKELVARALHELSSRAARPFVKLNCAAIPTGLLESELFGHEKGAFTGAITQKVGRFELAHGGTIFLDEVGEISLELQSKLLRVLQEKEFERLGSTRTIRVDVRLVAATNRDLEEMVEANQFRNDLYYRLNVFPVTVPSLRDRPEDIPVLVRYFTQRYATRMKKSIESIAQHTMDRLVHYHWPGNVRELENLIERAVILSQGPELVVSVGGLKPTRQKTSPPITSLKVAERDHIVKALRESKWVIGGPRGAAARLGMKRTTLTSKMKKLGVSRPV; the protein is encoded by the coding sequence ATGATGAACAAGAATTCCCTCTCATCGAATGTCCGATCAGATCTTGTCTCTCAAGTACTCTTGGAGATCACCGAGGCTATCTCCAAGAATCGGGATCTTTCCGCGCTGCTTCGAGACTTTGGGGGATTGCTTCCACGATTGCTGCCTGTTGATTTCCTTGCCCTGGCCCTCTATGACCCTGACCGGCAAATTGTTTGCGATTATCTGATTCAGGCCAATGTTCCGGCTGATATCGAAGGGGGAAAAGAATGGGGGGTGGATGATCACCCGTCGGGAACCGCCGTCCAGACTCAACGGCCCCTTCTCGTGGAAGACCTGATGAGCGATCACCGGTACGAGGCCGCCTTTTCTTGCATGCGCGAAGACGGCGTCAGGTCTCTGTGCGCGATTCCGTTGACGACCGCCGTCAGGACCCTCGGGGCCATGGTTTTTGCCAGCTGTGCGCCGGCCACATACCAGGCATCGGATGTTCAGTTCCTCGAACACATGGCGAAGCCGATTGCCGTGGCCGTCGATAACGTTCTTCACGTACAGGCGCTCTCACGTGAACGGGATCATTCCAGACTTCTACTGGAAGTCAATAATGCCGTGGTCTCTGCACGCAACTTGGAAGAGCTGTTTGCCGCTATGAGCGCCTCACTGAGAAAGGTCATTCCTCACGTGGTCGCGAGCCTGTATTTGTATGATCCAAAAACCGAGACGTTTCTGCGGCCGGTCCTGGATTTTCCGGACAGTCGAGGACACATTCGGTCTGGCGCCACGATTGGCATAGATGAAGCCCTTCCTGGAAGAGCCTTCCGGAGCCGACAGCCTTATGCCTGGGATGAAGAGGAAATGAGAACCTACTCATCGGAGGCAGTACGGCAGTTATTGGATGAAGGTATGAAGTCTGGGGCCAGCGCTCCCCTCGTTGTCCGAGGGCAGGTGCTCGGGACGTTGAATGTGGCAAGTTCAGAGGATCACGCGTTTGGACGAGAAGAACTTGAACTCCTCGGTCAAGTGGCAACACAAGTGGCGATTGGATTGGATAATGCCATGGCCTACCAAAAAATCACTGAACTCAAGGAACGTCTGGAGCAAGAGAATGTGTACCTGAAGGATGAGATCAGGACGGAACATCATTTTGAAGAAATCATCGGAGATAGTCATGCCTTGAAGCGTGTTCTGCAACAGGTCGAAATCGTCGCTCCTACCGATTCGACGGTATTGATTCAGGGGGAGACGGGTACGGGCAAGGAACTCGTCGCACGGGCCCTTCATGAGTTGAGTTCAAGAGCTGCACGGCCTTTTGTCAAACTCAACTGCGCGGCTATTCCCACAGGTCTGCTCGAAAGTGAACTGTTTGGACATGAGAAAGGCGCGTTTACCGGTGCCATTACACAAAAAGTCGGACGTTTCGAACTCGCTCATGGCGGCACGATCTTTTTGGATGAGGTCGGGGAGATTTCTCTCGAGCTTCAGAGCAAATTATTGCGGGTGCTCCAGGAAAAGGAATTTGAACGCTTAGGCAGTACCAGGACGATTCGGGTCGATGTTCGATTGGTGGCGGCTACCAACCGTGATTTGGAGGAAATGGTGGAAGCCAATCAATTCCGGAACGATTTGTATTACCGGCTCAATGTCTTTCCGGTTACCGTTCCCTCGCTTCGGGACCGGCCCGAAGACATCCCAGTGCTCGTTCGCTATTTTACGCAGCGTTACGCGACGCGAATGAAGAAGTCCATTGAATCGATTGCCCAACATACCATGGACCGGCTCGTTCACTATCATTGGCCGGGGAACGTCAGAGAGCTGGAAAATCTCATTGAGCGGGCAGTGATACTCTCGCAAGGACCAGAGCTTGTTGTTTCGGTTGGCGGATTGAAGCCAACACGTCAGAAGACGTCTCCGCCGATTACGTCGTTGAAGGTTGCTGAACGGGACCACATCGTCAAGGCTCTTCGCGAATCCAAATGGGTCATTGGAGGCCCACGTGGCGCGGCTGCGCGCTTGGGGATGAAACGAACGACTTTGACTTCTAAGATGAAAAAGTTGGGCGTCTCCCGTCCCGTGTAA
- a CDS encoding sigma 54-interacting transcriptional regulator, with protein MTPDSNLDNKSLETPEQLQRALHHLGERVKELSALHTTARLFQEDDGSMEQLLSKLVALLPPSWQYPDSTAARIRFNDLEVTTSNYRTTSWVQRADLVCQGQISGFIEVVYLEEQPLEVEGPFLAEERSLINSLAEMLSIYLDRKQSNEALRHAHDELEERVSERTAALSEANKLLQDEVTQRTEAESQLETVISQLQRSHDDLEAMMNQLSIGVALTDPDGIILFLNRAAQEFCPKRSTRYVGKHWSELFGDTEYRTRLEEMLERRPAQRQSLMVQMPNTTGGRICWANVDIGDDPRVPGQKIFYMYDASEVEDLRRLLGESGKFQDLIGKSPGMQAVFQQIHELARVDSTVLVEGETGTGKELAARAIHRSSHRKDGPFVPVNCAGLTESLVASQLFGHKRGAFTGAVSDQTGVFEAAEGGTLFLDEIGDIPLSVQTSLLRVLQEREVTRLGESKLRKVDVRVIAATHHRLAEDVESGNFRADLLYRIRVGRILLPPLRERKEDIPLLASFFLGQCRASTGRPVNKISHEAVRLLMAHHWPGNVRELQHAVEFAVIRSRGHILQPHDFPPEVIEQQDLPQITRGKNAPVADQDNSILSALEKTGGNRSAAAKLLGISRVTLYRRLSRLGID; from the coding sequence ATGACGCCAGATTCGAACCTCGACAACAAAAGTCTCGAAACCCCTGAGCAGCTCCAACGGGCACTCCATCATTTAGGTGAACGTGTCAAAGAACTCTCAGCCCTCCACACGACGGCTCGGCTCTTCCAGGAGGATGACGGGTCGATGGAACAACTCTTGTCGAAGCTTGTTGCATTGCTACCCCCCTCTTGGCAATATCCTGACAGTACCGCCGCACGCATCCGTTTCAATGATCTTGAAGTCACGACTTCCAACTATCGAACGACATCATGGGTCCAACGAGCCGATCTTGTCTGCCAAGGACAGATCTCTGGATTCATCGAAGTGGTGTATCTTGAAGAACAGCCACTTGAGGTCGAAGGCCCCTTTTTGGCAGAAGAACGAAGTCTCATTAATTCTCTGGCTGAAATGTTGTCGATTTACCTGGACAGAAAACAATCGAATGAGGCACTTCGACATGCCCATGACGAACTGGAGGAACGTGTCAGTGAACGAACGGCCGCGCTATCGGAAGCCAATAAATTATTGCAAGACGAGGTGACCCAAAGAACCGAGGCCGAGTCGCAACTCGAAACCGTCATCAGCCAACTCCAACGGAGCCATGACGATCTTGAGGCGATGATGAATCAACTCTCGATCGGCGTAGCCCTTACCGACCCCGATGGCATCATCCTGTTCCTAAACCGTGCCGCTCAAGAGTTTTGCCCGAAACGTTCCACACGGTACGTCGGCAAACATTGGAGCGAGCTCTTTGGCGACACCGAATATCGTACGCGCCTCGAAGAAATGCTTGAACGCCGGCCAGCGCAACGCCAATCTCTCATGGTTCAAATGCCCAACACGACCGGAGGACGTATCTGTTGGGCCAATGTGGATATTGGGGACGACCCCAGAGTACCCGGTCAAAAAATCTTTTATATGTACGATGCCTCCGAAGTTGAAGATCTCCGCCGGCTCCTCGGCGAAAGCGGAAAATTTCAAGATTTGATCGGCAAGAGTCCAGGGATGCAGGCCGTGTTTCAGCAGATCCATGAACTCGCCCGCGTGGACTCGACGGTCTTGGTCGAAGGCGAAACAGGTACAGGTAAGGAACTGGCCGCGCGGGCGATCCATCGTTCAAGTCACCGGAAAGACGGACCATTCGTCCCCGTGAATTGCGCGGGGCTCACAGAATCACTCGTCGCCAGTCAACTCTTTGGCCACAAACGGGGGGCATTCACCGGGGCCGTTTCCGACCAAACCGGCGTATTTGAGGCCGCGGAGGGCGGAACGCTGTTTCTTGACGAAATCGGAGACATCCCCCTGTCAGTTCAAACAAGCCTGCTTCGAGTCCTACAGGAACGAGAAGTGACGCGTCTCGGTGAGTCGAAACTCAGGAAAGTTGATGTTCGAGTGATTGCCGCGACGCATCATCGATTGGCCGAAGACGTGGAATCCGGGAACTTCCGCGCCGATCTCCTGTATCGTATCCGTGTCGGACGCATCCTGCTCCCTCCTCTTCGCGAACGAAAAGAAGACATTCCCTTGCTGGCCAGCTTTTTCTTGGGACAATGCCGTGCAAGCACGGGACGCCCTGTGAATAAGATTAGTCATGAAGCGGTACGCCTGCTGATGGCCCATCATTGGCCAGGCAACGTCCGAGAACTCCAACATGCCGTCGAATTCGCCGTGATTCGATCCCGAGGACACATACTACAGCCTCATGATTTTCCACCAGAGGTCATTGAACAGCAGGACCTTCCTCAAATCACCCGAGGCAAGAACGCTCCAGTCGCAGACCAAGATAATTCCATCCTCTCAGCTCTTGAGAAAACCGGGGGAAATCGAAGTGCCGCCGCCAAACTCCTCGGCATCAGTCGAGTGACGTTATATCGTCGTCTATCCCGCCTTGGCATTGATTAA
- a CDS encoding response regulator has product MKKILIVDDNQNVRFFLSEFFKLHGFFCVSLCDGSQAITRIKQETFDLVLTDLHMPIMNGFELITALKKTQGECAKIPVIIMTADGSSSVRNHARQAGAVGILHKPFDTRELLTMISVALRLNTSTYHTENSHEQKPKNVTSSSM; this is encoded by the coding sequence ATGAAAAAAATTCTCATCGTTGATGATAATCAGAATGTACGATTCTTTCTTTCTGAGTTTTTCAAATTACATGGATTTTTCTGCGTGAGCCTGTGTGATGGCTCTCAAGCCATAACTCGAATAAAGCAAGAAACCTTCGATCTTGTGCTGACTGATCTACACATGCCCATCATGAATGGATTTGAGTTAATCACAGCACTCAAAAAAACCCAAGGTGAGTGCGCCAAGATACCGGTCATTATAATGACGGCCGATGGCAGTTCGTCGGTCAGGAATCACGCCCGCCAGGCAGGAGCAGTTGGAATCTTACATAAACCATTTGATACAAGAGAATTACTGACTATGATCTCCGTTGCTTTACGCCTCAACACATCCACGTACCACACGGAAAATTCTCACGAACAGAAGCCGAAGAACGTCACGTCATCTTCCATGTAA
- a CDS encoding YceI family protein encodes MGNRLRQIKGLMGMMAVTSLMFVNAATAEMAQWKLDPDHTTIGFQVQHMVVSKTNGKFLEYSGTIEMDPEAKKFKTIEAVIQTQSVFTDHSKRDEHLRSPDFFDAKTFPTMTYKMKSYKKTGDSYTALGDLTLRGITKEITLVGTLNGVAKDPWGNIRAGFTAEGTINRKDFGMKFSKLLDNGGLMVGDEVKIILEVEVIQEKKMPEAQPTKR; translated from the coding sequence GTGGGGAATCGATTACGACAGATCAAGGGATTGATGGGCATGATGGCTGTGACAAGCTTGATGTTTGTGAATGCGGCGACAGCCGAGATGGCACAATGGAAGCTCGATCCGGATCATACGACGATCGGGTTTCAGGTCCAGCATATGGTCGTCTCAAAAACGAACGGAAAATTTTTGGAATATTCGGGGACGATTGAAATGGATCCTGAAGCCAAAAAGTTCAAAACGATTGAAGCTGTGATTCAAACGCAGTCAGTCTTTACTGATCACAGTAAACGTGATGAACATCTCCGAAGCCCGGATTTCTTCGATGCCAAAACGTTTCCCACGATGACCTACAAGATGAAAAGTTATAAGAAGACAGGCGATTCGTATACAGCGTTAGGCGATCTGACTTTGCGTGGTATCACCAAGGAAATTACGCTGGTTGGCACATTGAATGGTGTGGCCAAGGATCCATGGGGCAATATTCGGGCGGGATTTACGGCTGAAGGGACTATTAACCGTAAAGATTTTGGGATGAAATTTAGCAAGTTACTCGATAATGGCGGCTTGATGGTCGGTGACGAGGTCAAAATTATCTTAGAAGTCGAGGTGATTCAAGAAAAAAAGATGCCGGAAGCACAGCCTACGAAAAGATAA
- a CDS encoding DsbA family protein produces the protein MPKTHTLVYVTDPMCSWCWGFSPVIEAVRERYQERCHIQLLLGGLRPGNKERFDEQRRKTILEHWHAVHLRTGQLFDFTFHMGPDFTYDTEPAARGVVVMRTLHPSLAFQYLKMVHYAFYRENQDVTKESVLADLAQSLGADRAKFEGLFRSTQVKQEVWDEFDRSRELGVSGFPTLLGQNDQGMTMLTQGYQAFDSLASIIETWLNSTALNVPT, from the coding sequence ATGCCAAAGACTCACACACTCGTTTATGTGACCGACCCTATGTGTTCGTGGTGTTGGGGGTTCTCTCCGGTTATCGAAGCCGTACGCGAACGTTATCAAGAGCGATGTCATATTCAATTGCTCTTGGGAGGGCTTCGTCCAGGAAACAAAGAACGCTTTGATGAGCAACGACGGAAGACGATTCTCGAACATTGGCATGCTGTTCATCTACGGACTGGTCAACTCTTTGATTTTACATTTCATATGGGGCCTGATTTCACGTACGATACTGAACCGGCTGCTCGAGGGGTTGTGGTCATGCGAACGTTACACCCTTCACTGGCATTTCAGTACCTAAAAATGGTCCACTATGCATTTTACCGAGAGAACCAAGACGTGACCAAAGAGTCAGTGTTGGCCGATCTCGCCCAAAGTCTGGGAGCCGATAGGGCGAAATTTGAAGGATTGTTTCGGAGCACGCAGGTTAAACAAGAGGTGTGGGATGAATTTGATCGATCTCGGGAGTTAGGTGTGAGTGGATTTCCGACACTTCTAGGTCAGAATGATCAGGGGATGACTATGCTAACGCAGGGCTATCAAGCCTTCGACTCACTTGCTTCAATCATTGAAACATGGTTGAATTCAACAGCATTGAATGTACCAACATAA
- a CDS encoding methyltransferase domain-containing protein, with product MTSQQSMTGASPQRILEAINAHQRSAILKAGIDLGVFTAIDEGYESVPALAERCATSERGMRMLADGLAILGFLTKDENHYGLMPDSKAFLVSSSPTYLGGTVDFMLSAPLYDGFRHLTEAVRKGGTALDEKGTTAEEHPEWVTFAQAMVPMMMPPAKWIAHHLSEQAQQGEPVKKVLDIAAGHGMFGIEIGKAFPEAVIVGLDSAPVLEVAKKNAQAASLGDRYQTIAGNAFTIDFKSDYDLILLPNFLHHFDAETCVSLLRKVHASLHPNGRVITVEFVPHEDRVSPSSADFALIMLVTTPGGDAYTFMELDRMFRAGGFPRSEMFAVPESKEHVLISYKN from the coding sequence ATGACATCACAACAGTCAATGACGGGTGCCTCGCCACAGCGAATACTTGAAGCGATCAATGCACATCAACGAAGTGCGATTCTTAAGGCTGGGATAGACCTCGGTGTCTTTACTGCGATTGATGAAGGGTATGAATCTGTCCCTGCGTTGGCCGAACGATGTGCAACCTCCGAACGAGGCATGCGAATGTTGGCGGACGGCTTGGCGATTCTCGGGTTTCTGACCAAAGATGAGAATCACTATGGGCTGATGCCCGATTCGAAAGCGTTTCTCGTGAGTTCTTCACCCACATACTTGGGCGGGACCGTGGATTTTATGTTGTCAGCTCCTCTCTATGATGGGTTTCGTCATTTGACTGAAGCTGTGCGAAAGGGGGGGACAGCCTTGGATGAAAAAGGTACGACGGCGGAAGAGCATCCGGAGTGGGTCACGTTCGCGCAAGCGATGGTTCCGATGATGATGCCGCCGGCCAAATGGATCGCCCATCATCTGTCTGAACAGGCTCAACAGGGAGAGCCCGTAAAAAAAGTGCTGGATATTGCAGCCGGTCATGGAATGTTTGGGATCGAGATCGGAAAGGCTTTTCCTGAAGCTGTCATTGTAGGATTGGATTCGGCGCCTGTTTTGGAGGTGGCTAAGAAAAACGCCCAGGCGGCTTCTCTAGGGGATCGATACCAGACGATCGCCGGGAACGCATTTACGATTGATTTCAAATCTGATTACGATCTGATCCTCCTTCCGAACTTTCTGCATCATTTCGATGCTGAAACGTGTGTCTCTCTACTTCGAAAGGTCCATGCGTCTCTTCACCCGAACGGACGCGTCATCACTGTGGAGTTTGTTCCACATGAAGATCGAGTGAGTCCGTCCTCAGCGGATTTTGCATTGATCATGCTCGTGACGACTCCGGGCGGGGATGCGTATACATTTATGGAACTCGATAGGATGTTTCGCGCTGGGGGATTTCCAAGAAGTGAGATGTTTGCAGTTCCCGAATCCAAAGAACATGTTCTGATTTCGTATAAAAACTGA
- a CDS encoding OmpA family protein encodes MPLKNLPIMWVLCLVVLAGCSSRLHTRVMSQDVSSTTPEVGQLAETMNASESLVSGTTNSGERAKDTEERQVMDIAGEAPPVPTFHENQSVQPIFATPQTQGNVGTSSSSSSSAGENLVASEPDLVGNMEEMEMIQEPISQQLPLEIAKLSPREPEIVQKEQRIEEFLRALEDVYFDYDRFGLRKEAYPELVANAEVLSTQLSDRTILLEGHCDERGTESYNMILGKRRALAVKDYLVDLGVPGDKLQVVSFGKEKPFCHEQTRECWQANRRVHFAVK; translated from the coding sequence ATGCCATTGAAGAACTTGCCTATTATGTGGGTTTTGTGCCTTGTTGTTTTGGCGGGGTGCAGTTCCAGATTACATACCAGGGTGATGAGCCAGGATGTTTCGTCAACGACTCCGGAAGTTGGTCAATTGGCAGAAACGATGAATGCGTCCGAGAGTTTGGTCAGTGGTACCACAAACTCTGGCGAGAGGGCCAAGGATACAGAAGAGCGTCAAGTCATGGATATTGCTGGCGAGGCGCCACCGGTTCCGACATTCCATGAGAACCAGTCGGTTCAACCGATTTTCGCTACGCCTCAAACTCAAGGGAATGTCGGGACATCATCATCTTCATCTTCGTCAGCAGGCGAAAATCTTGTGGCTTCCGAACCTGATCTTGTGGGGAACATGGAAGAGATGGAAATGATCCAAGAGCCGATTTCTCAACAACTTCCACTGGAGATTGCCAAGTTGAGTCCGAGAGAGCCGGAGATCGTCCAGAAGGAACAAAGAATAGAAGAGTTTCTCCGAGCATTGGAAGATGTGTATTTTGATTACGATCGTTTTGGACTTCGGAAAGAAGCCTATCCGGAGCTTGTCGCGAACGCCGAAGTGCTCTCCACACAATTATCTGATCGAACGATTCTCTTGGAAGGTCATTGTGACGAGCGGGGGACCGAGAGCTATAATATGATACTCGGAAAACGCCGGGCGCTCGCGGTGAAGGATTATCTGGTTGATCTTGGTGTTCCGGGGGATAAATTGCAGGTTGTGAGTTTTGGGAAAGAAAAACCGTTTTGTCATGAACAAACCCGTGAATGCTGGCAAGCCAACCGTCGAGTGCATTTCGCGGTAAAATGA
- a CDS encoding VOC family protein, which produces MSVQVYGVNHVAIEVDDAKKAVEFYSDVFHLEMLRGGEGAAWCKLGEHQFLAIFEVEELRPDRTKHFGIMVRDESQIREVRDKITQKYGLEIHPDFRCDFRDPWGNRVQVGDLHDESLVWLLPYREIQDAKISFSSE; this is translated from the coding sequence ATGTCGGTTCAGGTTTACGGAGTCAATCACGTTGCGATCGAGGTTGATGATGCGAAAAAAGCCGTCGAGTTTTACTCGGATGTCTTTCACTTAGAAATGCTCAGGGGTGGAGAAGGAGCCGCATGGTGTAAGTTAGGTGAGCATCAATTTCTGGCGATTTTCGAGGTGGAGGAACTCAGGCCTGATCGAACGAAACATTTCGGTATCATGGTTCGAGATGAATCACAAATACGAGAAGTGCGTGACAAGATTACTCAAAAATATGGGTTAGAGATTCACCCTGATTTTCGGTGCGATTTTCGCGACCCATGGGGTAATCGTGTTCAGGTAGGTGACTTACATGATGAATCCCTCGTCTGGTTACTCCCTTACCGAGAGATTCAAGATGCAAAGATTTCGTTCTCGAGTGAATGA
- a CDS encoding response regulator, with the protein MLSSPYLQSPVFDKNEKPPKRILLVDDDLLVRGCMRRYLEGQGYHCTEADNGAMALNTLANRTFSLIITDNQMPVMDGITFLETLYARQQGSTPVIIVTGRVTSSLTQRAHHIGITSIIEKPCTLGILSEAIVESIEA; encoded by the coding sequence ATGTTATCGAGTCCATACCTGCAGTCTCCTGTCTTCGATAAGAATGAGAAACCGCCAAAGCGCATTCTGCTGGTCGATGATGACCTGCTCGTTCGAGGATGCATGCGACGATATCTTGAGGGGCAAGGGTATCACTGCACCGAGGCCGACAATGGGGCTATGGCTTTGAACACTCTCGCGAACCGAACCTTTTCTCTCATCATCACGGACAACCAAATGCCAGTCATGGATGGCATCACATTTCTGGAAACCCTTTATGCGAGACAGCAAGGATCAACTCCTGTCATCATCGTGACTGGACGTGTGACTTCGTCACTCACTCAACGAGCCCACCATATTGGAATCACTTCGATTATCGAGAAACCCTGCACATTGGGGATCCTCTCGGAAGCCATTGTTGAATCAATTGAAGCTTGA
- a CDS encoding MFS transporter, with amino-acid sequence MHRPSYRWIILLFCTLAYGVSFLVRWSYTGLAPYISQDLGLDKAALGLLGGAFFYPYALAQIPWGWITDRFGGRYVIGAGALLSAAGLLGFSTSDSLEESVVWRVFLGITAATAFVPIASMLSHWFGERERGVVNGTYYGIGGGVGQGVAFLLMPLLSVYLLQDSSFLRSGWRGAIELVAVLVSLVGILCVGFLRSYPASFKGVALRGNAAAGTDGTHAISSGGAWTWTRDPVLWLLGGYFALSLVALRLVPAWMSLFAADWFRLKEQYDINAAAIAGGTVGTLYVVGHVIGSPVLGKLSDWLMRWKLPRVFVPAISLGIAGGCVSTYLYAALSPWILGMVSFLLGIFLHAFPIMNAIVSERWGVAMTGRYLGGMNMIGQFVGAVVLSMSGFLGMAFGADMAEDSLGEYRGIWYGVMGCGVLGMLCGGLAQYFMSRQPR; translated from the coding sequence TTGCATCGCCCGTCATATCGATGGATCATTCTACTCTTCTGTACTCTGGCCTATGGGGTGTCATTCCTGGTGCGATGGAGCTATACGGGACTGGCGCCATATATCAGTCAGGATTTAGGGCTCGATAAGGCCGCGTTGGGCCTCTTGGGTGGTGCCTTTTTCTATCCCTATGCGTTGGCGCAAATTCCATGGGGCTGGATCACGGATCGATTTGGCGGACGATATGTCATCGGCGCGGGTGCTCTCCTTTCAGCCGCGGGATTGTTGGGCTTTTCTACGTCTGACAGTCTGGAGGAATCGGTCGTGTGGAGGGTGTTTCTTGGGATCACGGCTGCGACAGCGTTTGTGCCGATTGCCAGCATGCTGAGTCATTGGTTTGGTGAGCGTGAGCGTGGGGTGGTGAACGGAACCTATTACGGAATTGGAGGTGGGGTCGGACAGGGAGTCGCTTTTTTGTTGATGCCACTCCTGTCAGTGTACTTGTTGCAAGACTCATCATTCTTGAGATCTGGGTGGCGAGGGGCCATCGAGCTTGTCGCCGTGCTGGTGTCGCTCGTGGGGATTCTTTGTGTGGGATTCCTCCGCTCATATCCCGCTTCCTTCAAGGGGGTTGCTTTGCGCGGGAACGCTGCCGCTGGGACTGATGGCACGCACGCAATATCAAGTGGTGGAGCATGGACGTGGACGCGCGATCCTGTCTTGTGGTTACTCGGAGGGTATTTTGCACTTAGTCTTGTCGCGTTACGGCTTGTGCCAGCATGGATGAGTTTGTTCGCCGCTGATTGGTTTCGATTGAAGGAGCAATATGACATAAACGCTGCAGCCATTGCCGGGGGGACTGTCGGGACGCTGTATGTTGTGGGGCATGTCATCGGAAGTCCTGTACTTGGCAAGCTCTCAGATTGGTTGATGCGCTGGAAACTCCCACGAGTTTTCGTCCCGGCAATCAGTCTGGGAATCGCTGGTGGCTGTGTCAGCACCTACCTGTATGCCGCATTATCGCCATGGATATTGGGTATGGTTTCATTCCTTCTGGGAATTTTCCTCCATGCGTTTCCTATCATGAATGCCATCGTCTCAGAGCGATGGGGCGTGGCAATGACTGGTCGTTACCTAGGGGGGATGAATATGATTGGTCAATTCGTTGGGGCTGTGGTTTTATCGATGAGTGGTTTTCTTGGAATGGCGTTCGGCGCAGATATGGCAGAAGATTCCCTTGGGGAGTATAGGGGGATTTGGTATGGCGTGATGGGGTGCGGAGTCTTGGGAATGTTGTGCGGTGGTCTCGCGCAATACTTCATGTCCCGGCAACCAAGATGA